Proteins co-encoded in one Pieris napi chromosome 10, ilPieNapi1.2, whole genome shotgun sequence genomic window:
- the LOC125053223 gene encoding alanine--glyoxylate aminotransferase 2-like, whose translation MAYLQSKPKSETIELREKYIGGACQLFFRSTPLKIVRGIAQFMYDETGERYLDCINNVAHVGHCHPHVVEAGRNQMSLISTNNRYLHDDIVILAERLVKTMPGSLSVCFFVNSGSEANDLALRLARVHTKKKDVITLDHAYHGHLTSMIDVSPYKLNLPGGPEKPEWVHVAPVPDVYRGKYTYPNDSQSEEELGKLYADEVGKICKLATDKNGGVCAFIAESLQSCGGQIFPPDGYLKRAFEYVREAGGVCIADEVQVGFGRVGTHMWAFETQDVIPDIVTMGKPMGNGHPVAAVITTPEIARSFADTGVEYFNTYGGNPVSCAIANAVLDVIEEENLLERARRVGDHLLARCEALMHKHLLVGDVRGRGLFVGVELVTDRDARTPATAEAKHVVNRMREEKILISRDGPDANVLKFKPPMVFSTQDADRLVDTLDRVLSELDDQWRTPITNIKIEVLVTPISDKVESSDTSMKSSFKQSVKAM comes from the exons ATGGCCTATTTGCAATCGAAACCAAAGTCTGAAACAATTGAACTTCGAGAAAAATATATTGG CGGCGCCTGCCAGTTGTTTTTCCGTTCGACGCCGTTGAAAATTGTCAGAGGGATTGCCCAGTTCATGTATGATGAAACGGGCGAGAGGTACCTCGACTGCATCAATAATGTCGCACACG TGGGACACTGTCATCCTCACGTCGTTGAAGCTGGAAGAAATCAAATGTCACTGATTTCCACAAACAATAGATATCTTCATGATGACATTGTGATTCTAGCCGAGAGACTTGTGAAGACTATGCCCGGTTCACTTTCTGTTTGTTTCTTCGTCAACTCGGGATCTGAGGCCAACGATTTAGCCTTACGCCTGGCCAGAGTCCACACTAAGAAGAAAGATGTTATTACACTTGACCA CGCGTATCATGGACACCTTACTTCCATGATTGATGTGTCACCTTACAAACTGAACCTACCAGGAGGGCCCGAGAAGCCAGAGTGGGTTCATGTG GCCCCAGTACCCGACGTATATAGAGGAAAATACACATATCCGAACGACTCTCAGTCCGAAGAAGAGTTAGGGAAATTGTATGCGGATGAAGTAGGAAAAATCTGCAAACTCGCAACTGATAAGAATGGTGGTGTTTGCGCTTTTATCGCCGAGAGCCTGCAAAGCTGTGGAGGACAAATATTTCCTCCCGATGGCTATTTAAAACGCGCCTTCGA ATATGTACGTGAAGCAGGTGGCGTTTGCATCGCTGATGAAGTGCAGGTCGGATTCGGTCGCGTGGGAACTCACATGTGGGCATTCGAGACCCAAGACGTGATTCCTGATATAGTGACTATGGGTAAACCTATGGGTAATGGACACCCAGTCGCTGCAGTTATAACAACACCTGAGATCGCTAGGAGTTTCGCTGATACCGGAgtcgaatattttaatacg TATGGCGGTAATCCAGTCTCCTGTGCAATTGCAAACGCGGTATTAGATGTGATAGAAGAAGAGAACTTATTGGAACGAGCAAGACGTGTCGGTGACCATCTTTTGGCCAGATGCGAGGCTTTGATGCATAAGCACCTCTTAGTCGGTGATGTGCGAGGAAGGGGACTATTTGTTGGAGTAGAACTTGTCACGGACAGGGATGCAAGAACACCAGCGACGGCTGAAGCGAAACATGTTGTTAATAG AATGCGCGAAGAGAAGATACTTATAAGCAGAGATGGACCTGACGCAAACGTATTGAAGTTCAAACCGCCGATGGTGTTTTCCACTCAAGATGCAGACAGATTAGTTGACACACTCGACAGGGTGCTGTCAGAATTGGATGACCAATGGAGAACGCCCATcaccaatattaaaattgag GTCTTAGTCACACCCATCAGTGATAAGGTGGAGTCCAGTGATACGTCAATGAAGAGTAGTTTTAAGCAAAGTGTGAAAGCTATGTAA